A portion of the Phycisphaerales bacterium AB-hyl4 genome contains these proteins:
- a CDS encoding GntR family transcriptional regulator produces the protein MKVASHRVAQVIRRQILHGEYGIGQQLPTEQMLCEKFGVSRVTVREGLRILQDQGLIQRRRGSGSRVAAQPQRHIPLVHGGYFDSVWPYLDELERRVKTMRWVDAPPAIATAMSIKAGQSVLWAERVDLLSGDPVAVDEVWLEGSVATRITRDDLVHVDFLNHWQDVQQVELEYVRQSVEAVQTSTATAQSLQMRRGRPALRETCTAYLTNQRAGGLFVTHYRPDVFRLESIVRHRRQNEPDKTAAAKRNNQSEAREKRP, from the coding sequence ATGAAGGTTGCGAGCCATCGTGTCGCCCAGGTCATCCGCCGCCAGATTCTCCACGGCGAATATGGCATCGGACAGCAGTTGCCGACCGAGCAGATGCTGTGCGAGAAGTTCGGCGTATCGCGGGTGACGGTGCGTGAAGGGCTTCGCATCCTTCAGGATCAGGGCCTGATTCAACGCCGGCGTGGCTCCGGTTCCCGTGTCGCGGCACAGCCGCAGCGGCACATTCCGCTGGTGCACGGCGGTTACTTCGACAGCGTTTGGCCGTACCTCGATGAGCTCGAACGGCGCGTCAAGACGATGCGCTGGGTCGATGCGCCGCCAGCGATTGCGACGGCCATGAGCATCAAGGCGGGGCAAAGCGTGCTCTGGGCCGAACGCGTTGACCTGCTCAGCGGCGATCCCGTCGCGGTCGACGAGGTCTGGCTGGAGGGCTCGGTCGCCACGCGCATCACGCGGGACGATCTGGTCCACGTTGATTTCCTTAATCACTGGCAAGACGTGCAGCAGGTGGAACTGGAATATGTCCGCCAATCGGTGGAGGCGGTGCAGACGTCCACCGCCACGGCCCAGTCGCTGCAGATGCGCCGTGGCCGACCGGCGTTGCGCGAAACCTGCACGGCCTACCTGACCAATCAACGCGCTGGCGGGTTGTTCGTGACGCACTATCGACCAGATGTCTTTCGGCTCGAAAGCATCGTCCGTCACCGCCGCCAGAACGAACCAGACAAGACTGCGGCCGCGAAGCGAAACAATCAATCCGAGGCGAGGGAAAAGCGTCCATGA
- a CDS encoding response regulator, translating to MFERVDLAVPTASGVKARPLRFAWIPIPLFAIAIAAVWFWGAPRAIEPPYLVAILNFILRTATSVFVAYLAARSFGRNGSLSVLLLGCGMLTVGVSSLVSGLAVHFQQVNLAVTVFNTGMAFAGVCHVLMVLIVFGRDNRVVRHARMVVTTAYTLVVLIVAALSYAAAVEATPLFIDPVTGPTPLRQTVLGTAVGMFAFAAVVVGSISRQRTWTFGRWYAMAMALFALGLFAVLIAPVIGGLVGWLGRSATYLGAIYMLVGVWLASSKNGEWDAVLHAALRESEGNFRALADATSEGIAISEDGVIRDANERLANMLGCDLDELIGRSLTDFIPPDQVDRIVQAMRSTHQATFEHEIIRKDGKRISVETHSQTRILNKQTRWFAAIRDISDRKQQEQALRKSHDELERRVAERTAELKQRADQLAHLTSELTMTEQRERRRLAQVLHDHLQQLLVGAKYGLGSIGKHLAPEPQRALDEVDRLLDESVKVSRSLAVELSPPILHEAGLAAGLDWLARWMQETHGLTVNLKVEGHIAVDREDVRLMIFQAVRELLFNVAKHADVSQAKVTVSQHDDQQLQVTVEDHGSGFDSASMFNSVGRVAGGFGLFSIRERLELLGGTFKMQSKPGQGTHITLTAQLKGEGEGPPSSGLAHAVRAAPRQPSPPAAAEPARPDRQPGPIRLMLADDHAVMRQGLSAMLAGESAIEVVGEAANGEEAVKMARRLRPDVILMDYSMPILNGVQATRAIIAERPDTCIIGLSMYEEPETAAAMLDAGAVAYTTKAGHRDALVEMIRTVAGATKPSASQAHPSGPPTR from the coding sequence ATGTTTGAGAGGGTAGACTTGGCTGTGCCCACGGCCTCAGGCGTCAAGGCACGCCCCCTGAGGTTTGCGTGGATCCCCATCCCACTGTTCGCGATTGCGATCGCGGCGGTGTGGTTTTGGGGCGCTCCGCGCGCGATCGAGCCCCCCTACCTTGTCGCGATCCTTAACTTCATCCTCCGCACAGCGACAAGCGTGTTCGTCGCCTACCTGGCGGCACGCAGCTTCGGTCGCAACGGGTCGCTGTCCGTGCTACTGCTGGGCTGCGGCATGCTGACAGTCGGCGTCAGCAGCCTGGTGTCGGGGCTGGCGGTGCACTTCCAGCAGGTCAACCTTGCGGTGACTGTCTTCAACACGGGGATGGCGTTCGCCGGCGTCTGCCACGTCCTGATGGTGCTGATTGTCTTCGGCCGGGATAATCGCGTCGTACGTCATGCCCGTATGGTTGTGACCACGGCGTACACGCTCGTGGTATTGATCGTCGCGGCACTGTCCTACGCGGCGGCGGTGGAGGCGACACCGCTGTTCATCGATCCGGTGACGGGCCCCACGCCCCTGCGACAGACGGTGCTGGGGACGGCGGTGGGCATGTTCGCTTTCGCCGCAGTGGTCGTCGGGTCGATCAGCCGACAACGGACCTGGACGTTCGGCCGCTGGTACGCCATGGCGATGGCTCTCTTTGCACTGGGCCTGTTTGCGGTGCTGATCGCCCCGGTCATCGGCGGTCTCGTGGGCTGGCTGGGCCGCTCGGCGACGTACCTCGGTGCGATTTACATGCTCGTCGGGGTTTGGCTGGCGTCGAGTAAGAACGGTGAGTGGGACGCCGTACTTCACGCAGCGCTGCGCGAAAGCGAGGGGAATTTTCGGGCCTTGGCGGACGCCACCTCCGAAGGTATCGCCATCAGCGAGGATGGGGTGATCCGCGACGCCAACGAGCGACTGGCGAACATGCTCGGCTGCGATCTGGATGAGTTGATCGGACGTTCGCTAACGGATTTCATCCCCCCCGATCAGGTCGATCGGATCGTGCAGGCGATGCGATCGACCCACCAAGCCACCTTCGAGCATGAAATAATCCGCAAAGACGGCAAGCGGATCAGCGTGGAAACCCATAGCCAGACGCGTATCCTGAACAAGCAGACCCGATGGTTCGCCGCCATCCGGGACATCAGCGATCGCAAGCAGCAGGAACAGGCCCTGCGCAAGTCGCACGACGAGTTGGAGCGCCGAGTTGCGGAGCGCACCGCCGAGTTGAAACAACGGGCCGATCAGCTCGCCCACCTCACCTCGGAACTGACGATGACCGAGCAGCGAGAACGTCGGCGGCTGGCTCAGGTGCTTCACGATCATCTCCAGCAGCTGTTGGTCGGCGCCAAGTATGGCCTGGGAAGCATCGGCAAGCATCTGGCGCCGGAGCCGCAGCGGGCTCTGGACGAGGTCGACAGGCTGCTGGACGAATCGGTCAAGGTCTCGCGATCACTGGCTGTGGAATTATCGCCGCCGATTCTGCACGAAGCGGGGCTCGCGGCAGGGTTGGACTGGCTGGCGCGGTGGATGCAGGAAACGCACGGCCTGACAGTCAACCTCAAAGTGGAGGGCCACATCGCCGTCGACCGCGAGGACGTACGGCTGATGATCTTTCAAGCCGTCCGAGAGCTGCTCTTTAATGTCGCCAAACATGCCGATGTCTCGCAAGCTAAGGTCACCGTTTCCCAGCATGACGATCAACAGTTGCAGGTGACGGTTGAAGATCACGGCAGCGGCTTCGACTCGGCGTCGATGTTCAACAGCGTTGGCCGCGTGGCAGGCGGCTTCGGCCTCTTCAGTATTCGCGAGCGGCTGGAACTGCTCGGCGGAACCTTCAAGATGCAGAGCAAGCCCGGCCAAGGGACTCACATCACCCTAACCGCACAGCTCAAAGGCGAAGGCGAAGGCCCCCCATCGAGCGGACTGGCCCACGCGGTCCGCGCTGCGCCGCGACAACCCTCCCCACCCGCCGCGGCAGAACCAGCGAGGCCCGATCGCCAGCCGGGCCCCATACGCCTGATGCTGGCGGATGATCACGCAGTCATGCGGCAGGGCCTCTCGGCAATGCTCGCCGGCGAGAGCGCCATTGAAGTCGTCGGCGAAGCGGCCAACGGCGAGGAGGCGGTCAAGATGGCACGTCGCCTTCGGCCTGACGTCATCCTGATGGACTACTCCATGCCGATCCTCAACGGCGTCCAGGCAACCCGCGCCATCATCGCTGAACGGCCCGATACGTGCATCATTGGCCTCTCGATGTACGAAGAGCCGGAGACCGCAGCCGCGATGCTGGATGCCGGCGCGGTGGCCTACACCACGAAGGCCGGCCATCGGGACGCATTAGTGGAGATGATTCGCACCGTTGCAGGGGCGACGAAACCCTCGGCTTCGCAAGCGCATCCTTCCGGACCACCGACCAGGTGA